In Aestuariibaculum lutulentum, one DNA window encodes the following:
- a CDS encoding SusC/RagA family TonB-linked outer membrane protein — translation MKKLLNKERSHHSSLRSFDLKVKLSTLLMFLVFFSLQANNSYSQKTKLSLELNNVTVSRLIDEIESTSEFRFVYKINAVNLTRNISIHAKKQSIAFILDQVFAETETAYNIVDRQIFLLKRVESEPPIITMVATDVNQPQDLTLKGSVIDTNGQPLPGANIIEKGTTNGTQSDFDGNFTLDVSNRNAILTISYVGFKPKEVNVSGQTMLKITLEEETAALEEVVLIGYGVQKKALVTGASVQVSGENLEKMNTVNALQAMQGQTPGVQITSTSGQPGESLNVVIRGVGSTAGSTPLYVVDGILTGDISYLNNSDIESISVLKDAASAAIYGSQASNGVILVSTKKGKRGSAAQLTFDQYYGLQSVARKIDLLNATEYAVMLNEAAVNSGKNPYFTNDEIATLGEGTNWMDEMFVDNAVTQNYSLGVSGGTEASVYSGSLSYLGQEGVVGGKDLSNYERYNFRFNSEHKLYNDILTVGENLSFAYINQNGISVGNQYNNALRSAFRVSPLLPMYDADGNYYNTFNDTDPWLNGSSNPYAEMIYNNQNESNNQKLLGNVYLQIEPIKNLTFKTTLGLDYYAGEGHSYSPIYELSIYSFRRQNGTSQSMNKGKSLTWDNLLTYKFDVAENHHFETMVGSSSINYDGTYISGSNVDNVFSGLNNAWLDNTTNKLGAPLMSLGGGKSENKRMSYFGRLNYNFKDKYLLNATFRADGSSNFHPDNRWGYFPSISGGWVVTNEDFLSTSTAINFLKIRASWGQVGNQNVGAFQYLAPIKTDNTNYIFGGEEGVLTPGAYPNRLPNPDLKWETSEQLNIGLDARFFKNNLSVNFDWYEKTNKDWLILAPILATAGADAPYINGGNVVNTGVELALSYQNHIGGFNYTIAANGAYNKNEVGKIPTADGIIHGLSNELYDNSQEFYRAQDGFPLGYFWGYKTAGVFQNQDEIDNSLQPNAAPGDIIYADVNGDNIINSEDKTEIGDPNPDFTYGFTFSGNYGAFDFSLTANGVAGNQIVQSYRNPGALGNYTSAILQRWTGEGSSNTMPRVTEDGRNFSQFSDLYVQDGDFLRLTNLTFGLDLAKIKQSNKFFAKEFRIYFSALNLYTFTKYDGMDPEIGFGSSDSTQSFSSGVDVGYYPRPRTFMMGLNVKL, via the coding sequence ATGAAAAAACTTCTTAACAAAGAAAGAAGCCATCATTCTTCTTTGAGATCATTTGATTTGAAGGTGAAACTAAGCACATTATTGATGTTTTTAGTATTCTTTTCTCTTCAGGCAAATAATTCATATTCACAAAAAACTAAACTATCTCTGGAGTTAAATAATGTAACTGTAAGTCGGTTAATCGATGAGATTGAAAGTACAAGTGAATTTAGATTTGTTTATAAAATTAATGCCGTAAATCTGACCAGGAATATTTCTATTCATGCAAAAAAACAATCGATTGCATTTATTTTGGATCAGGTTTTTGCTGAAACAGAAACTGCATATAATATTGTAGACCGACAAATTTTTCTCTTAAAAAGAGTAGAAAGTGAACCACCCATAATAACTATGGTGGCGACAGATGTTAATCAACCTCAGGATCTTACCCTTAAAGGAAGTGTTATTGATACTAACGGACAACCATTGCCGGGAGCCAATATCATCGAAAAAGGAACCACAAATGGAACGCAGTCTGATTTTGATGGTAATTTTACACTAGATGTATCTAACCGAAATGCCATTTTAACAATTTCGTATGTTGGTTTCAAGCCCAAAGAGGTTAATGTTTCAGGGCAAACCATGTTAAAAATTACTTTAGAAGAAGAAACTGCAGCTTTAGAAGAAGTCGTGTTAATAGGTTATGGTGTTCAAAAGAAAGCTTTAGTAACTGGTGCCAGTGTTCAGGTTAGTGGAGAGAATTTAGAAAAAATGAACACGGTTAATGCACTTCAGGCCATGCAGGGGCAAACTCCAGGAGTACAGATTACCTCAACATCAGGGCAGCCAGGAGAAAGCTTAAATGTTGTAATTAGAGGGGTTGGTTCTACTGCAGGAAGCACACCGCTTTATGTTGTTGATGGTATTTTAACTGGAGATATATCGTATTTAAATAACTCTGATATAGAGTCGATATCGGTACTAAAAGATGCGGCCTCGGCGGCCATTTACGGGTCTCAGGCATCAAACGGGGTTATCTTAGTTTCTACTAAAAAAGGAAAACGTGGTTCGGCGGCTCAACTAACCTTCGATCAGTATTACGGTTTGCAGTCTGTGGCAAGAAAAATAGATTTATTAAATGCCACAGAATATGCTGTAATGCTTAATGAGGCCGCAGTTAATTCGGGTAAAAATCCTTATTTTACAAATGATGAAATAGCAACTCTGGGGGAAGGAACCAATTGGATGGATGAAATGTTTGTAGATAATGCCGTGACTCAAAATTATTCGTTAGGAGTTTCCGGAGGTACCGAAGCTTCAGTGTATTCGGGATCATTATCATATCTGGGGCAAGAAGGTGTTGTTGGTGGTAAAGATTTATCGAATTACGAACGTTATAACTTCAGATTTAATTCAGAGCATAAACTTTATAATGATATATTAACGGTTGGTGAAAATTTAAGTTTCGCCTACATCAATCAAAATGGTATTAGTGTAGGAAATCAGTATAATAATGCTTTAAGAAGTGCTTTTAGAGTAAGTCCGTTGTTACCTATGTACGACGCAGATGGTAATTATTACAATACCTTTAACGATACAGATCCCTGGTTAAACGGTTCGTCGAATCCATATGCCGAAATGATTTACAACAACCAGAATGAAAGCAATAACCAAAAGCTTTTAGGAAATGTTTATTTGCAAATTGAACCAATAAAGAATTTAACGTTCAAAACAACATTAGGTTTAGATTATTATGCGGGTGAAGGCCATTCTTATAGTCCTATATATGAATTATCGATTTATTCCTTTAGAAGACAAAATGGAACTTCTCAAAGTATGAATAAAGGAAAATCACTTACTTGGGACAACCTGTTGACTTACAAATTTGATGTAGCAGAAAATCATCATTTTGAAACCATGGTAGGTTCTTCCTCTATAAACTACGACGGAACCTATATAAGTGGTTCTAATGTAGATAATGTATTTAGCGGATTAAACAATGCCTGGTTAGATAATACGACTAATAAATTGGGCGCACCTTTAATGAGTCTTGGCGGTGGAAAATCTGAAAATAAACGAATGTCTTATTTCGGAAGGTTAAATTATAACTTTAAAGACAAATATCTACTTAACGCCACCTTTAGAGCCGATGGATCTTCAAATTTTCACCCTGATAACAGATGGGGCTATTTTCCATCAATTTCAGGAGGCTGGGTTGTAACAAATGAAGATTTTTTAAGTACATCAACAGCAATAAACTTCCTTAAGATAAGAGCAAGCTGGGGACAGGTAGGTAACCAGAATGTTGGGGCTTTTCAGTATTTAGCACCTATAAAAACAGATAATACCAATTATATTTTTGGAGGAGAAGAAGGCGTTTTAACACCTGGAGCTTACCCAAATAGATTGCCAAACCCTGATTTAAAATGGGAAACATCTGAACAGCTTAATATAGGTTTGGATGCACGCTTTTTCAAAAACAATCTAAGTGTAAACTTCGACTGGTATGAGAAAACAAATAAAGACTGGTTGATTTTAGCACCAATCCTTGCGACTGCCGGAGCCGATGCTCCTTATATTAACGGAGGAAATGTTGTAAATACAGGGGTGGAACTGGCATTAAGTTATCAAAACCATATTGGTGGTTTTAATTATACTATCGCAGCTAATGGTGCCTACAATAAAAATGAAGTTGGAAAAATACCAACGGCCGACGGTATTATCCATGGTTTAAGCAATGAACTTTATGACAATTCTCAGGAATTTTACCGTGCTCAGGATGGTTTTCCGCTAGGATATTTCTGGGGGTATAAAACAGCAGGTGTTTTCCAAAATCAAGATGAGATAGATAATAGTTTACAACCTAATGCAGCACCAGGTGATATTATTTATGCAGATGTTAATGGAGATAATATTATAAACAGTGAAGACAAAACCGAGATTGGAGACCCAAATCCAGATTTTACGTATGGATTTACCTTTTCAGGAAATTACGGGGCTTTCGATTTTTCACTAACCGCTAATGGCGTAGCAGGAAATCAAATCGTCCAATCTTACAGGAATCCAGGTGCTTTAGGAAATTATACTTCTGCTATTTTACAACGATGGACAGGTGAAGGATCGTCAAACACCATGCCTAGGGTAACAGAAGATGGTAGAAACTTTAGCCAGTTTTCAGATTTATATGTTCAGGATGGTGATTTCTTAAGGTTAACAAACTTAACCTTCGGTCTTGATTTAGCGAAAATTAAGCAAAGCAATAAGTTCTTCGCTAAGGAATTCAGAATCTATTTTTCAGCGTTAAACTTATACACCTTTACAAAGTATGACGGTATGGATCCTGAAATTGGTTTTGGTTCTTCCGATAGTACTCAAAGCTTTTCTTCGGGTGTCGATGTGGGGTATTACCCAAGGCCAAGAACCTTTATGATGGGATTAAATGTTAAACTTTAA
- a CDS encoding TIM-barrel domain-containing protein, with protein MKILYPLIFLLFIIYSCENKNYNQVQDGIVISLNNPDTQVKKMKLKVLGERLIHVSATPENEFPKDSSLIIVPDQETVPFSVKEHQDSIILKTSKLSVWVSKIDGGICFKDKNDQVVLTEVAGGGKTFTSIEVEGTKGQTVRQIFESPDDEAFYGLGQHQSDEFNYKNKSEELFQYNTKVSVPFIVSNKNYGLLWDSYSLSRFGDSRPYQQLNDVFKLYDKNGESGGLTGTYAASEIQNEIVRTEPSIFFEDQKSIKNLPQDIPLKNANVVYEGDIEAQETGEFKFILYYAGYIKVFVNNELVVPERWRTAWNPNAYKFNFKLNKGQRVPLRIEWKPNGGTSYCGLRVRTPQPELELGKQVWWSEMNKSLNYYFVHGDNMDEVIKGYRTLTGKSPIMPKWAMGYWQSRERYKTEDEILGVLKEFREREIPIDNIVLDWNHWEEDQWGSHEFDKARFPDPKAMVDSIHKMHGKMMISVWPKFYKNTEHFKEFDGKGWMYQQAIKDSIRDWVGPGYIGSFYDAYSAGARKLFWNQIYEHYYPLNIDAWWMDASEPNVLDCTDMDYRKSLQGPTALGPSTEYFNTYALMNAEAIYNGQRDVNPNKRVFLLTRSGFAGLQRYSTATWSGDIATRWEDMKAQLAAGLNFSVSGIPYWTMDIGGFCVEDRYVAAQVDYYKNGQENADYKEWRELNTRWYQFGAFTPLFRAHGQFPFREVWNIAPKGHPAYQSIVYYTNLRYRLMPYIYSLAGKTYFDDYTIMRPLVMDYQNDSKVQNISDQFMFGPSIMVCPIYQYEARNRQVYFPKTSNWYDFYSGAYIQGGQHLNIEAPYEQIPLFIPEGAIIPVGPEIQYTDEKPAETMTLFVYKGKDGQFELYEDEGVNYNYEKDAYATISFSYNDTEETLTIGERQGTFEGVLKNRIFIVVPVSQEEPKPFQFDPQGITVKYNGESQIISLKNN; from the coding sequence ATGAAAATATTATATCCATTAATTTTTCTTTTATTCATAATATACTCTTGTGAAAATAAAAATTATAATCAGGTTCAAGATGGTATTGTTATAAGTTTAAACAATCCAGATACACAAGTAAAAAAAATGAAATTAAAGGTGTTGGGAGAGAGACTTATACATGTCTCGGCAACACCTGAAAATGAATTTCCAAAGGATTCCAGTTTAATTATTGTACCTGATCAAGAAACAGTACCTTTTTCTGTTAAAGAACATCAGGATTCTATTATATTGAAAACTTCTAAACTTAGCGTTTGGGTTTCAAAAATAGATGGAGGTATTTGTTTTAAAGACAAAAATGATCAGGTGGTTTTAACAGAAGTCGCTGGAGGAGGAAAAACCTTTACATCTATAGAGGTTGAAGGAACAAAAGGCCAAACCGTGCGTCAGATTTTTGAGTCGCCAGACGACGAAGCTTTTTATGGGCTTGGTCAGCACCAGTCTGATGAGTTTAATTATAAAAATAAAAGTGAAGAGTTATTTCAGTACAACACTAAAGTGTCTGTTCCTTTTATCGTATCAAATAAAAATTACGGTCTGCTTTGGGATAGCTATTCGTTAAGCCGATTTGGTGATAGTCGTCCTTATCAACAATTAAACGACGTGTTTAAACTCTATGATAAAAACGGAGAATCAGGTGGATTAACAGGAACATATGCGGCATCAGAAATTCAGAATGAGATCGTAAGAACAGAGCCTTCAATCTTTTTTGAAGACCAGAAAAGCATCAAGAATTTGCCACAGGATATTCCTTTAAAAAATGCCAATGTGGTTTATGAAGGTGATATAGAAGCTCAAGAAACAGGCGAATTTAAATTCATTCTCTATTATGCCGGATATATAAAGGTTTTTGTAAATAACGAATTGGTTGTGCCAGAACGCTGGCGAACCGCGTGGAACCCGAATGCATATAAATTCAATTTTAAATTAAATAAAGGACAACGTGTGCCATTGCGCATAGAATGGAAACCGAACGGAGGAACTTCGTATTGCGGATTACGTGTTAGAACACCCCAGCCGGAATTAGAATTAGGGAAACAGGTATGGTGGAGTGAGATGAACAAGTCTTTAAATTATTACTTTGTTCATGGCGATAACATGGATGAAGTTATAAAAGGGTACCGAACCCTTACCGGAAAATCTCCTATCATGCCAAAATGGGCCATGGGCTACTGGCAAAGTCGTGAACGTTATAAAACTGAAGATGAAATTTTAGGAGTGCTTAAAGAATTCAGAGAACGCGAAATACCTATCGATAATATTGTTTTAGACTGGAACCATTGGGAAGAAGACCAGTGGGGAAGTCATGAATTTGATAAAGCACGTTTTCCAGATCCAAAGGCTATGGTCGATTCTATTCATAAGATGCATGGAAAGATGATGATTTCGGTCTGGCCTAAATTTTATAAAAACACAGAACACTTTAAAGAATTTGATGGAAAAGGCTGGATGTACCAACAAGCCATAAAGGACAGTATTCGCGATTGGGTAGGTCCGGGATATATCGGGTCGTTTTACGATGCTTATTCGGCAGGAGCCAGAAAACTGTTCTGGAATCAAATTTATGAACATTATTATCCATTAAATATTGATGCCTGGTGGATGGATGCCAGCGAGCCAAATGTACTTGATTGTACAGATATGGATTATCGAAAATCACTTCAGGGTCCTACAGCTTTAGGCCCTTCAACCGAGTATTTTAATACTTATGCTTTAATGAATGCCGAAGCTATTTATAATGGGCAGCGTGATGTTAACCCGAATAAAAGGGTGTTCCTTTTAACGCGTTCGGGATTTGCAGGATTACAACGGTACTCTACAGCTACCTGGAGTGGCGATATTGCTACCCGTTGGGAAGATATGAAAGCGCAACTGGCTGCAGGATTAAATTTTTCGGTTAGCGGAATTCCTTACTGGACCATGGATATTGGTGGGTTTTGTGTTGAAGATAGATATGTTGCGGCTCAGGTGGATTATTACAAAAACGGACAAGAAAATGCCGATTACAAAGAGTGGCGCGAGTTAAATACCCGTTGGTATCAATTTGGAGCTTTTACGCCACTATTTAGAGCGCATGGGCAATTTCCGTTTCGTGAAGTCTGGAATATTGCTCCTAAAGGTCACCCGGCATATCAATCTATTGTGTATTATACCAATTTAAGGTATCGACTCATGCCGTATATCTATAGTTTGGCGGGAAAGACCTATTTCGACGATTATACCATTATGCGCCCTTTGGTAATGGATTATCAAAATGATAGTAAGGTTCAAAATATTAGCGATCAGTTCATGTTTGGGCCTTCCATAATGGTTTGCCCTATATACCAATACGAAGCCAGAAACAGACAGGTATATTTTCCTAAAACAAGCAATTGGTACGATTTTTATTCGGGAGCCTATATACAGGGAGGTCAACATCTAAATATTGAAGCTCCTTACGAGCAAATTCCTTTATTTATTCCTGAAGGCGCGATAATTCCTGTGGGGCCGGAGATTCAGTATACCGATGAAAAACCTGCAGAAACCATGACGTTGTTTGTTTACAAAGGTAAAGACGGACAATTTGAATTATACGAAGATGAAGGTGTGAATTATAATTATGAAAAGGACGCGTATGCAACCATTTCATTTAGCTATAATGATACAGAAGAAACTTTAACCATAGGTGAAAGACAGGGAACTTTTGAAGGTGTCCTGAAAAACAGAATATTTATTGTTGTTCCGGTGAGTCAAGAAGAACCCAAACCTTTTCAGTTCGATCCTCAGGGAATAACGGTTAAATATAATGGAGAATCTCAGATTATTTCATTAAAAAACAACTAA
- a CDS encoding FecR family protein, with protein MQNREKHYIAEIIYKSITHTLSDSEEIILNEWLTDKEHFELYQRITNSDYIQSKLAIYQKIDANKIYHSLEKRLVESDKKERRLKIKKILRYAALVIILLGIGVIYNTGYFNSQPQLVFPNEKITLQLENGDVKVINEDGSSTVTNSKGEIVGSQTGTQLVYTDENNQDKLVYNTLTVPYGKRFEIQLSDGTVVNLNAGTSLKYPVKFIKGKQRTVFLKGEAFFNVAKDKTHPFIVNSDGLDVQVLGTQFNMSSYPEDVNSDVVLLEGSVYLTAVKDKGNSAILEPGFKGSINKFSQDKIEKKPVITSIYTAWIDGELVFRNITFKDMLKRMERHYNIEIVNNNSELKEEKFNASFRKEPIEKILEYFKITYGINYEIKDNKILIQ; from the coding sequence ATGCAGAATAGAGAAAAACATTACATAGCAGAAATAATTTATAAATCGATTACCCATACATTATCTGATTCGGAAGAGATTATTTTAAATGAATGGTTAACCGATAAGGAACATTTTGAATTATACCAAAGGATTACCAATAGCGATTATATTCAAAGTAAACTGGCTATTTATCAGAAAATTGATGCCAATAAAATATACCATAGCCTGGAAAAGCGATTAGTTGAAAGCGACAAAAAGGAGCGTCGCTTGAAAATTAAAAAGATACTAAGGTATGCTGCGCTTGTTATTATTTTACTTGGAATAGGAGTTATTTATAACACAGGATATTTTAATTCTCAACCGCAATTGGTTTTTCCTAACGAGAAAATAACCCTTCAGTTAGAGAATGGCGATGTAAAAGTTATAAACGAAGATGGATCTTCTACGGTAACCAATTCCAAAGGAGAAATTGTTGGTTCGCAAACGGGAACACAGCTGGTTTATACTGATGAAAACAATCAGGATAAACTGGTTTATAATACGCTTACAGTACCGTACGGTAAACGTTTTGAAATTCAACTTTCAGACGGAACGGTTGTTAATTTAAATGCAGGAACATCACTAAAATACCCTGTGAAATTTATAAAAGGAAAACAGAGAACCGTATTCTTAAAAGGTGAGGCTTTTTTTAATGTGGCAAAAGATAAAACGCATCCGTTTATTGTAAACTCCGATGGTTTAGATGTTCAGGTTTTAGGAACACAATTTAACATGTCCAGTTACCCTGAAGATGTAAATAGCGATGTGGTGTTATTAGAGGGCTCCGTTTATTTAACTGCTGTAAAAGATAAAGGTAATAGTGCCATTTTAGAACCTGGATTTAAGGGGTCTATTAATAAATTTTCTCAGGATAAAATTGAAAAAAAGCCTGTAATTACAAGTATTTATACCGCATGGATAGATGGCGAATTGGTGTTTAGAAACATAACTTTTAAAGACATGCTTAAACGTATGGAGCGCCACTATAATATTGAAATAGTAAATAATAATTCAGAGTTAAAAGAAGAGAAGTTTAACGCCAGTTTTAGAAAAGAACCTATAGAAAAAATACTCGAATATTTTAAAATTACTTACGGAATTAACTATGAAATAAAAGACAATAAAATTTTAATTCAATAA
- a CDS encoding RagB/SusD family nutrient uptake outer membrane protein translates to MKNIFLYILGLGVLTLGSCSLDTEPYTEQTDTTFYLNVNDAKSALVGCYDGLQVVSGASGIGIPVVSEVMSDNCFGGTGNADGYNYAAIDEFDITRAPSYVDLYNSNWINYYKALYRCNVFLLKMDQIDWEGDDALRAGYESEVRFIRAYLYFEMVRLWGNIPLVIEPTTENVPQATPDEVYTVIAEDLSFAAENLPSDAYTSVETGRVTKWAAKSLLARVFLYYTGYYSATDLVGVVTKSQALAHLEDVISSSGHDLVSDFSTLWPAASVENFAGEDNKEVVFSIRYTYTSDYNGNTDGNHWLVMFGMREFTSLPYGSGWGITVNPKLWNAYNENDTRRSASIISIDDEEIPFDKIDNQREYTGYYNKKYTPMSMVDEEGNTVSSVNQYGVSDFQINQYQDYVVMRYADVLLMAAELGSGNAQAYYDKVRQRAYQGNFVSKTVSQANILEERYLEFALEGVRYWDLLRQGVSTAAATIAESTILLSGGVEETKTISASNIETTKGLQQIPNTQITLSSGVLKQNQGW, encoded by the coding sequence ATGAAAAATATATTTTTATACATATTAGGTTTGGGAGTTTTAACTTTAGGATCTTGTAGTTTAGATACCGAGCCTTATACAGAACAGACCGATACTACGTTTTATTTAAATGTAAACGATGCCAAATCGGCTTTAGTAGGCTGTTACGACGGGTTACAGGTAGTTTCAGGAGCATCAGGAATAGGAATCCCTGTAGTAAGTGAAGTCATGTCTGATAATTGTTTTGGAGGAACAGGAAATGCCGATGGTTATAATTATGCAGCTATCGACGAGTTCGATATTACTCGGGCGCCGTCTTACGTTGATTTATACAATAGTAACTGGATAAATTACTATAAAGCCTTGTACCGTTGCAATGTATTCCTTTTAAAAATGGATCAAATCGACTGGGAAGGCGATGATGCACTACGTGCCGGTTATGAATCTGAAGTTCGATTTATTCGTGCTTACCTGTATTTTGAAATGGTTAGATTATGGGGAAATATTCCTTTAGTCATTGAACCAACAACCGAAAACGTACCTCAGGCAACTCCAGATGAAGTATACACAGTAATTGCCGAAGATTTATCGTTTGCTGCGGAGAATTTGCCATCCGATGCCTATACTTCGGTTGAAACGGGAAGAGTCACTAAATGGGCTGCAAAATCGTTATTAGCGCGAGTGTTTTTATATTACACGGGGTATTATAGCGCAACCGATTTGGTTGGCGTGGTTACAAAATCTCAGGCCTTGGCTCATCTTGAAGATGTTATTTCTTCAAGTGGTCATGATTTGGTTAGCGATTTTTCAACGCTATGGCCAGCAGCTTCTGTAGAAAACTTTGCCGGTGAAGATAACAAAGAAGTTGTTTTTTCAATTCGTTATACCTATACCAGTGATTATAATGGAAATACAGATGGCAACCACTGGTTAGTTATGTTCGGAATGCGTGAGTTTACCTCATTGCCTTATGGTAGTGGTTGGGGAATTACGGTAAATCCAAAATTATGGAATGCTTACAATGAAAACGACACCAGAAGATCCGCTAGTATAATTAGTATAGACGATGAAGAAATTCCCTTCGATAAAATTGATAATCAGCGTGAATACACCGGCTACTATAATAAAAAGTATACCCCAATGTCTATGGTAGACGAAGAAGGAAATACCGTGTCTTCTGTTAACCAATATGGAGTGAGCGATTTTCAAATTAATCAATATCAGGATTATGTAGTAATGCGTTATGCAGATGTCCTTTTAATGGCTGCCGAATTAGGAAGTGGTAATGCACAGGCCTATTATGACAAGGTGAGACAACGTGCTTATCAGGGAAATTTTGTATCAAAAACAGTGTCTCAGGCTAATATTTTAGAAGAACGTTATCTAGAGTTTGCTTTAGAAGGCGTTAGATATTGGGATTTATTAAGACAAGGTGTGAGTACAGCCGCAGCAACCATTGCAGAGTCCACAATACTTTTAAGTGGTGGAGTAGAAGAGACTAAAACCATTTCTGCAAGTAATATTGAAACGACTAAAGGTTTACAGCAAATACCAAATACTCAGATAACTCTATCTAGTGGTGTTTTAAAACAAAATCAAGGTTGGTAA